In Styela clava chromosome 6, kaStyClav1.hap1.2, whole genome shotgun sequence, the genomic window CTCAATGCTACAGGTTCGCCCAACATGAAAGCCAAACCAATATTTGTTAGAAGATATACTGAATAACCTTTTCATTTGCGTAGTGtagtcatttttaaacattttttgttcCAATGTCGTTAATGATtgttaaaaatgtaattttatgcTTTGCGAGATTCTTCGAATATTTGTACTACGTTTTCCATAACTGATATGAGGTTTCGAAGAAGAGAAAGTTAAAATAGTAATAACAAAATGAAGCTCAATGAATCCAGAATCTGCGTTCCTTAGATGATTTTATCACAAGTTGTTACTAATATTAAACATCAACTTAATGCCTCAGCATGATACGTATAAAATCCTTGTCTTATTATTGAATTAAATGATTCAATTTTCAGAAAACGTTTTCGtattatttgatattgtatAATTCTAGTAGTAATGCAGATTTTGTCTTTATTAGTCAGAGAGAAGTTATGCAAATCGAGgtaaattgatatatattaaaagTGCAATGTTACAAATTAGAAAGTACAAGTGTAGGAATTTGGAACTTTTTTATTGAGAGACTTCAATGTCATCAAAACATTTGCTACCTTACGTGTCATAAAATACTTATTCTTCCACATATTCTTCCTAGACCATTCATTTTTCATTCTTATTTCAACGATTCATCAAATACAGGCTATCAAATGCAACAAATTTTATATACGTAAATCTGAATGATTTTTCCagaattagcttttattattataaatttatgttgCATATAAATTATAACTCACGTAGTTTTGTGCGTCATGGCTATAAAACCCTCCTTTTGAGGTTAGAACGTATTGTATAAGAAAAGGAATAATTCTGGGATTAGGTAATAGTTTGATAATACTTTCTTGGAATAAATCTAGTTCCTTGTACGGATCAattagaaatgatttgaaaaagtTATAATCGAGACAATAAATAGTGTTCTGCGGTTTTATTTCCCAATGAAGTTCCGAAGTTTATTGTTGTGATAGTAAATTTGTGTAGATGACAGTCGAACCAAATAGGCCCGCATAGTCTATTtcctatatatattttagatgcGGAGAATATGGTGGTGGTGTGGTTTTTTCAACAGAGGGGAGGATTTAAAACTATAATATTTGTCCAAGGTTATAAGAGGTGAGCAATAGAGGACTTTTTACGTTTGGTCAACAACAGAAAAACCAATCAGACTGAAAAAATACTCGCCACATCCGACTATAGGGATTGAGGCCAAATGGGAACACCGTCAATATCTGTCGTTGGGAATTGTAAATATATAGTAAAAATTGTGTACGAGACAAATTATACGTATTACCTATTTTAGTGTATTTAAATCGCATATATACGATTCGTAACCATCGGGTGTCGCTTTAATGGGCGTTTAACTTTCTTATGCCGTAATGCGGTGCTCCCAACGTGGAAGCACCTTATGAAATAGCACTATTGACGAAGATATTCCGGGAGAATAGTCGaaataaacagaaaataattatgcttttattttttacataccTACCCTTTGAGAGGATGATACCAATGAAGTTTGGATATGACACCGCTGATGTATTGTCggtttcaatatattaaaagcCATGTTCTCCTTATGAGAAAAACAAATTGTCCCTTACATCGCGGACTGATTCTAAACAAGGGCTGGTTGCGGAAGGCAAGTTCTTGTCAAGACGTGGACTATCTTTAATCGAGAGCGCCAAGAAGAATACGCGAGTGCTTCTTATTTACCATGCACCAGCGAAGATCGCGCCACGAAAGGGTACTGTAGCTGATTAAATTCTAAAATACATGACACGCCTCTTCGACCGCGATGAAGAAACGGGGGCACTTGAAGTACAAATGTAATCTTATTTTATCATCCTTTCCACTGACAAGCGGTGGAGTTCTCGAAATATGTGATTGATTCTCtacggctacgatcaaaaactttaaccatggcaaattattgactctcaatggcataacaatatcattaggaagtttttttacgtttttctcaaaactgctaaaaatgactcacccaattcggttattagcgtgacgatttGTAATTCAACTTTTTTGTAAAATAGATAAATGCacgtcatcaaaaaatattatatttttttgcacaattttgatattttatatttctgaatCCAAGTAGAGGCTTTAAGTATTTTTGGATTCGAGCCTTAGAAAATAAGTTCTTTTGAAATTGCACTCCTTAGTCGAAATCAGCACgtcaaaatttataaattaatcttaaaaacaatttttctgattatttcaGCATTGACGTCGTGTCAGTCATTCGCCTCAAAAATTTAGCTAAGTAATCAAGTCGTTATTTTAAACACCAGAGTTTGATTTTGTACATTATTATCATTCATATCCACATACAAAATCGACTCATTGAGCAAATGTTTCATTTGGATACTTCAAAACATCGCGAGGTTGAGTGGTGAGCAAACGCGTAGTAACATTGTCCAACAGTGTTTGTCAGTTAGGGATGTAGTTCATCATCAATTCGAAGCAGTTTCAGAAAAATACGGCTTGAttctattcaaaaataaatgataattcAGATAACACAAGGCGATAACACTACGCAGCTGCATTGTTTCGACATATACCGAAAGCGCTAATCGGAACATTCTGATTCTCCGTTTTGCTTTCGTGAAAACAGACTTTATCCTAAAATAAACATTCTTGCCCTGAAGCTTCTATGTTGAGattttatgtttaataaaaagTATTTTGAATAATACGTATTTCTGTTAGTTACTTTGATAGAGATATAAACTACTTCGGAATTTGGTCTAATAGCCATAAAGAAAAGGATTTGACAGATATATATTATCATTAATAACAGTGTAGTCGGTATTACACCAACGCCTAGTGCACCACTTCCTAATAGCAATTGACTTTTCAATGGCTGTAATATCAATCAGAGATCATACTTTACTCAAGAGTGGGTAGGCCTaaccttgctttgagaaaaCGTTCTTATAAAAAACATAACTGGCCTTAAGATATTTATTCCAATCACCAAGCAAGTAAATGTTGACATTTGATTGgttgaaatttaaaatcaatcaatattGTTCAATTAAAAGTTATGAACATTTATGTTATTTATGTTCATTTATGTTTCTTCATTGACCAGACTTTTGAAGTCTGAAGTGAATTTGGTTTATACGTCTAAGATGCAGATGCATACTCGTATTCTTTTTTTGCTTCTATTGTACGTCCTCCACTTGTAAACTTGCTGTGAAAGATGTCATATTTTTCTGGAATAATTCCTcgttggaaaataatttttactatGTAAGACAACCCATTTAATGTAGTGAGGGACATTATCATGGAAAACGTTTTGAAAGGAAAATTATCTCCGCCGATATAGTGAATAAATGGCGCCCAGTTCAGAAGAACTTCTCCTCCTCCAGTTCTCAAAATTGCTCCTATGATTAGTCCACCAATTGATCCGTATGAATTTGGGTCAAAATATATCACGGACAGCAACTGTGTACATAAAAATACATATCATGAATTTCCGCTAAAACAATGAATTTGTAATAAACAAAGGTTAGAGATAAGTAAAGAATATTAACTCATGAACtcatatgaataaaaaattgtcaaacAAGAATTAAACAATTATATCACGTTATAAAAATAAGATCAAGTCATATTAATAACAAGTTTTCTTGTAAcattttcattatcaaaataGAGAATTATTATCCAATTTTCATACatactatttttttgtattaaccCTTTTCAAAATGTACAATTATTTACAATGCCAAATACATTGATAAATATACTTAATATTTTACCAGAAGAATAGGAACATAGGCTTATTCCAAAGATGACAAATGAAGAACACTTACTACGCAATATCATGTTCACTACTCTTACTAACCTGCGGAAACAGTAGCACGTAGACGAAGTCAGAACAAAGAAACCATAAAATATATACGGATTGTATTGAAAGTGCAAGAACAGTTGCTACAATACCACAAATTACGACAGATATTCTCATTATCCATAGAAGCTCATTGTCTGATGCCtaacgaatatattacaaaatgaaatattggatGATAATTAAAGTTTTTAATTCAATGCTTTCAACAGTAATAGATCAAAATATTGTTGTGCTATCGTTATATTACGTCAGAGTTTGGTGTCAAAGTAGtacccccgtagtatgtgtagtatgtaccaggttagggttaggccataattttattccgattttccgtagtttagttttattacgagttcggggactgtttgtgttagtcaagtgaatattccccctgcccataggcatCCGTCCATccttttatacaacttgatgttaagtaggcgaacaaaattagttacctccatattggtacacatacttttggagcgtcGTCAAAGTTACGTTCTATTGCGTTTTGAAAGGAATTAATTTATtaagtagtatatatatatatgaaaaacatTACCGATTCTCTGAAAATTCCATTGTAGACATTCTTCGTAAACATACTTGCAGCAGAGAGTAGTGTGGCATCTACAGACGACATGACTGCAGCGGAAATTGCACCCAATCCTACAAATGCTATTGCTGTCGGCGTTAAATATTGTAGAACTATTGGCAGTATCATTGCAGATTGTCCAGCATCTGCTGGAGACAATCCAGTCCCATTCATGTAGTCAGTCATAGTCCAGTCTAGTAAAACGCAGAGCATAAATGTTTAGGTAAATTAAGCAAaacttcaaattaaatttttaacctTTTTTCATAGTATAGActtagaaatattttatattattctatATTTCACAATCACAATCTTATAACAACTCATTGTCTAAGTTATGTTCTGCCATTGCATACGACAATGGGAAATTTAGTTGGATTTAAAGTGGTGATAAAAACTACTTTTATGCATGGCCTAAACGAAAAAATTATCTTCAAACTCAACATATCTCACCTTCAACTGCAAAAATATTGACAGTACTTAGATTTAATTGTTCATTCTATAATTCCGAGGAAAACTAATCATAAAATGAAAAGATATTAAAAGATCTATTGTGGTATTATTCAACAGtaatttcaacatgaaatttgAGATGGACGGATATATATATTGGTTATAAAATCGCAGTATCTTTGCAACAAACTGCTCATTCATACATATCGGTATATTTTTTGAACCTACGTAACACGGTGAtgctacaaatatatatctgtGCGCTGGGAATAAGTAAAATAAgtataaaatcaatttgatcGGCGGCATTCATCTGTAACCGGGTAGCTTATCTTTCTATAGCTTACAGTCAACAAAACAAGAAGATTTTCGAAATATTTACgtcaaatagttttaaaattctttcaagtaatttgagaatttttgaaaaatttctagCAATGTGATATAACCAAAACAAACGTGAACAGTTAATGTAACGTACTTGTTGACTTGGCAGACGCGCCAATCAAGACAGACGGGATTGCCATCAATGCTGCACATGAACCTCCAATCAAGCAGATCGACCTTGCACAATTTGGTGATTCAGCTGAAAGAACTCTTTGAAACATAATTTGCCAAGGTATTCCACCAAATACCTACAAGTAGAATTCAATTGTTGgatctcctgaagtatgcgcaccaagatggcgcacaacctgaactcaggttatgtacaaggttagggttcaggttttgcgacatcttggtgcgcatacttcaggttttttttaatgatttcaGTTTGACTACCAccagaaataattttttgtattcGCAATAAAAACGTAGaatattcataatatttattcaaaatttataacTTTATAATATCTATTTGTCTGATAATTAcgaaacaataattttaaagcTCACCATCACTAAAATGGTATCAATCCATGATCCAGTAAATGACCATGACCATGTTCCAAGCCACCCTCCATCACCACTGTAAGCTGTATCCGATATGCTTCCTACTGCGTCGTTGGTCAAGACAAATGGAACACTCAACCACTGTGAATAATTGATTTATAATGTAAAACAGTAACAAAAACGAATATAATGATGCCATACTGCAATCATAAATCTCACCATTCCAACAAATAAGCTACATAACTGGACGACGTCTGTGTAGGCGACTGAATAAAATCCCCCGACTACCGTATATGTTAGTGCTATGCCAGTTGAAATGACTACTGCAATTCTAAAATCAATCTCGACGATTACAAGCAAAGTCCCACCTGCAAGAAATTGGCAGCAAATTAGATGTCAATAAATAAATCGCTATCAACTTGAAAACTCGTGAGTGACTGCGGTATTTTGTATAATTGTTCTGGTAGAGCATTTATTAGGCCAACGTAAAGTTGAATCAGTGCTATATTActtactttttatttatataaaaacatttcatttatATCACTGTTTTCCATAATTATATATACGTGTACAATGAAAACCgagtattgagttttttttaaataaattgtgttGTGTATGCTTCTGGTTCGTTCTTCCAAAAAATTTATCTTCTTTTGAATCTAACGGCTTTTTGAGATGAAATCACACAATAAATATTGGATATGACACTGTTCACATAACCAAGCAATCAATTATAgcgtgatatatatatacaaatgatATCACCCATATTGAAAAGGTATTTGCATTTACCTAATGCAGACAGTATTGCAGCGCAATACATTATTTCTCCCATAAGAGCGGGTAAATATAAAACTCCTCCCATTCGCTTgccaaattttctttgaaaaggATCAAGCATCGTCAGGTAGTTctgaattaaatattaatacTTTGAAATTGTAAGTTTATTGCATTGATATTTACACAGATTAAACGACATTTTCGAATACATAGAACATTTACCTTGTTCAATGTCATAAATATTACAACAATGTGTGCCTTCTTTTTAACATTATATAACATTTTCGACAATGTTTGCACTATCGCTTCATGCAAACTTTGCTATGGTATTGGGAGTGCAAACGGCTCGGTTGATAGCCTGAACTCATGCGATCGAGGCAACATAAAATCACCAAACACACGTAAAAAACAATTTTCCATATTCTCTCGGTTATTGAGATAGCAAAACATATATTATA contains:
- the LOC120330949 gene encoding high-affinity choline transporter 1-like; translation: MFKKCLAKCIILLLDFILAIVLSFCSNTSYYISSVDSTMTVNVPGLVSIVIFYLAILAIGIWAAWKNRNKKGEKASRTILIGRRDLGLLLGSFTMTASWVGGGFINGTAESIYDPQSGLVWTLAPFCYSLSVIVTGLLFAKKMREGNYLTMLDPFQRKFGKRMGGVLYLPALMGEIMYCAAILSALGGTLLVIVEIDFRIAVVISTGIALTYTVVGGFYSVAYTDVVQLCSLFVGMWLSVPFVLTNDAVGSISDTAYSGDGGWLGTWSWSFTGSWIDTILVMVFGGIPWQIMFQRVLSAESPNCARSICLIGGSCAALMAIPSVLIGASAKSTNWTMTDYMNGTGLSPADAGQSAMILPIVLQYLTPTAIAFVGLGAISAAVMSSVDATLLSAASMFTKNVYNGIFRESASDNELLWIMRISVVICGIVATVLALSIQSVYILWFLCSDFVYVLLFPQLLSVIYFDPNSYGSIGGLIIGAILRTGGGEVLLNWAPFIHYIGGDNFPFKTFSMIMSLTTLNGLSYIVKIIFQRGIIPEKYDIFHSKFTSGGRTIEAKKEYEIKPYFSETASN